One genomic region from Desulfurella amilsii encodes:
- the coaD gene encoding pantetheine-phosphate adenylyltransferase, with protein sequence MDKCCVVAIVPGSFDPITNGHVDIIKRASKIFHKVIVGVAKNTAKKSFFDFEERFDLTKQVMDALSIPSISVEKVDGLLVNFAKSRGAQVIVRGLRAVSDFEYEMEMAFMNRSLAPEIEIIYFMPYIKYSFLSSTIVKDVFVNGGDISAFVSPIVIEHMKKNLRGSNEEKTC encoded by the coding sequence GTGTTGTGTAGTAGCAATTGTGCCCGGTAGTTTTGATCCCATAACAAACGGTCATGTAGATATTATTAAAAGAGCTTCAAAGATATTTCATAAAGTAATTGTAGGCGTTGCAAAAAACACGGCTAAAAAATCTTTTTTTGATTTTGAAGAAAGGTTTGATCTTACAAAACAAGTTATGGACGCGTTAAGTATACCATCCATAAGTGTTGAGAAGGTTGACGGTTTGCTTGTTAATTTTGCAAAATCAAGAGGAGCCCAAGTTATAGTAAGGGGCCTTAGGGCTGTTTCTGATTTTGAGTATGAGATGGAAATGGCTTTTATGAATCGCTCGCTTGCCCCAGAAATAGAAATTATATACTTTATGCCATACATTAAGTATTCTTTTTTGAGTTCGACTATAGTAAAGGATGTATTTGTGAATGGTGGAGATATAAGTGCGTTTGTATCACCAATAGTAATTGAGCATATGAAAAAAAATTTAAGGGGGAGCAATGAAGAAAAAACTTGCTGA
- a CDS encoding pyridoxal phosphate-dependent aminotransferase, producing MKKKLAERMGRIEESITIAITAKAKEMNAAGIKILSFGAGEPDFDTPDNIKEAAIKAIRNGFTKYTAAGGINELKDAIIEKEKKVNGVEYKRNEICVSAGGKQNLFNLSQVLFEEGDEVIILSPYWVTYEAIVKYANAVPVVIKASDKTGFVPTQEQLKEAITPKTKAIILNNPSNPTGGVYEKKDLEFLAELALKNDFWVISDEMYESIVYDNYKPVSIASFSKGIKDKTIVVNGVSKTYSMTGWRIGYSCGDSEITENMIKLQSQSTSNPTSIAQMAALEALIGPQDSVGVMRKEFEKRRNYIINALNSIIGITCFKPKGAFYVFPNISSLYGRSINGKTINNSMDFANVLLDEAKVAVVPGIGFGDDNYVRLSFATSMQVIQEGIEAIKEFVSKLK from the coding sequence ATGAAGAAAAAACTTGCTGAGCGTATGGGAAGGATTGAGGAATCTATCACAATTGCAATTACCGCCAAAGCCAAAGAGATGAATGCCGCAGGTATAAAAATTTTGTCTTTTGGTGCAGGCGAACCAGACTTTGACACACCAGACAACATTAAAGAAGCAGCTATTAAAGCTATAAGAAATGGTTTTACAAAGTACACAGCAGCTGGTGGTATAAACGAGTTAAAAGACGCTATTATTGAAAAAGAAAAAAAGGTTAATGGTGTAGAATATAAAAGGAATGAGATCTGCGTATCTGCAGGCGGTAAACAAAATTTATTTAATCTATCTCAAGTGTTATTTGAAGAAGGCGATGAGGTAATAATTTTAAGCCCCTACTGGGTCACATATGAGGCGATTGTAAAGTATGCGAATGCAGTGCCAGTAGTAATTAAAGCATCTGACAAAACAGGTTTTGTACCTACACAAGAGCAACTCAAAGAAGCTATTACACCAAAAACTAAAGCTATTATACTAAACAACCCATCAAACCCAACCGGCGGTGTTTATGAAAAGAAAGATTTAGAGTTTTTGGCTGAACTTGCCCTAAAAAATGATTTTTGGGTAATATCTGATGAAATGTATGAGTCTATTGTATATGATAATTATAAGCCTGTAAGTATTGCCAGTTTTTCAAAAGGAATAAAAGATAAAACTATTGTAGTAAATGGTGTTAGTAAAACGTACTCTATGACTGGCTGGCGTATTGGGTATTCTTGTGGGGACAGCGAAATTACAGAAAATATGATCAAGCTTCAAAGCCAAAGCACATCAAACCCTACATCTATTGCTCAAATGGCTGCACTTGAAGCCTTAATTGGTCCTCAAGATAGCGTTGGGGTTATGAGAAAAGAATTTGAAAAAAGAAGAAACTACATAATAAACGCACTAAATTCAATTATTGGCATTACATGCTTTAAGCCAAAGGGTGCATTTTATGTTTTTCCAAATATTAGCAGTCTTTATGGCAGAAGCATAAATGGAAAAACAATTAACAACTCTATGGATTTTGCTAACGTTTTGTTGGATGAAGCAAAAGTAGCCGTTGTGCCTGGCATTGGGTTTGGCGATGACAATTATGTAAGGTTATCGTTTGCCACAAGCATGCAGGTTATCCAAGAGGGCATAGAGGCCATAAAAGAATTTGTTTCTAAGCTAAAATAG